gccgcctctgatcagcatagctcttctggCAGCTTTGTGCGATTTTCATCATGTCCCTAATCCTGGCCACTAGATGTGCTTTTTGTTTGAAAATATCCGGCCCCAACTCTGCtcgctctcctacctcatcccaataaactggcgacctacacttcctcccgtacagAGCCTcttatggagccatacctatcgatgcctgataactgttgttgtatgtgaactccacaagaggtaacttcagCTCCCAGCTGCCTTGAAAGTCAAtcatgcaagctcggagtaggccctccagaatctgaatcaccctctctgactgtccgtatgtctgaggatggaaggcagtactgaacaataacttcgTACCCAGTGCTTGGtgaagactcttccagaatgcagacgtgaacctcggatccctgtctgacacgatggacactggaatcccatgcagtctaaCTATCTCTCTTGTGTAtagctctgcgtactgagtcatggtgaatgtcttctTGATCGGTAAAAAATGAGCcgatttagtgagccgatcaacaatcacccagatggcgtTAAGTCAccagtagtcctcggaagccccgtcacaaaatccatagtaatgttctctcatttccactcaggaataagGAGTGGCCTCAGCTTTCCTGCAgatctctgatgctctgccttaacctgctgataagtcaaacactcggagatgAAACGCAGAATATCCCTCTTCATACCCGGTCACCAATACAGAgtctgtagatccttatacatcttcgtactccctggatggatggagtacggggtgctgtgggcctcgctcaagatatctgctcgaaggGAATCACTGTTAGGAACCCATAGGcggtccctatatctgactatgccgtcTACAACTGTATATATTCTCTGACCCTTAGTctcgtccctctgtctccatttctgtaattgctcgtcagaagtctgccctgCTCGGATTTTGTCTCTCAGAGTCGGAtgtactgtcagagtagcaagattcggGGCCTCACTCCTGGCATATactgcaagctcaaatatcTGAATCTCAGCCTGCAACGGACTCTGCACCGACAAATAGGCAATCACAGCgtgcttcctgctcagagcgtctgcgaccacattagccttacacagatggtagctaatgtcgcaatAATAATCCTTTATCAGCGTAAGACATCTTCTTTGTCGCATGTTCAGTtccttctgtgtgaagaagtacttcaggctcttatgatcTGTAAATAttctgcacttctccccatacagataatgtctccagatcATTAGGGCGAAAACCACTGCTgttagctcgaggtcatgagtcagaTAGTTCTGCTCATGAACCTTCAGCTGTCTGTACGCGTAGACTATCACTCTGtcctgctgcatcagaactgctcTCAATCCAAGCTTAGATGCATCTGTATAGACCACAAAATCTccctgccctgatggcatagctagtacTGGTGCAGTGGCCAATACTAGCTTCAGTCTGTCAAAACTCACCTGACACTCGGGTCCACAGATAAACTTgtcattcttctttgtcaatgcggtcataggcaccgcaatagaagagaagttCTGGATGAACTTTCTGTAATAGCCTGCCAATCCCAataaactacggatctctgtcacacttTTAGGAATTGGCCAATCTCTGATTGTCTCTACATTGCTGGGATCGGCCTCTATGCCATCCTGAGATataatgtggcccaagaatgccactctatcaagccagaagtcacacttgctgaacttggcataAATTCGTCTATCCTATAGAGTCTGCAATACTGTCCTCAGATGATGACTGTGCTCATCCatgctcttcgaatagatcgggatatcgtcaatgaagactatgatgaACGGATCCAAAAATGGctggaatacgcgattcatgagattcatgaagatcgctggtgcgTCCATCagaccgaagggcatcaccaagaactcatagtgcccataacacgtccggaaggctgtcttatACACATCTGACTCTCTCACtatcagctgatggtatccggatcgaaggtttatcttggagaacactgaggctccctgaagctgatcaaacaagtcctcgattcTAGGCAACTGATACTTATTCTTAACTGTAACTCTGTTCAGctctcggtagtcaatgcacAAACGCATgatgccatccttcttcttaagaAATAtcctggagcgccccaaggagaaaaactagggcgaatgaaacccttatccagAAGATCCTGAATCTGATCCTTGAGTTTTTCATCTCTGCAGGCGCTAATcggtagggtgccttagatatcGGCACTGTCCCGGGCATAATCTTAATAGAGAAATacacctctctgtctggtgggaTGCCTGAAACATAGTCAGGGAACACACTAAAGAACTCCCTGACCACATCCACATCCTCCAGCCTTTGGCTGACTGGCTCTGTCACTGATACAATGCTGGCTAAGAATGCCTGGCAGCCTCTCttgataagcttcctcgcacacatgcaAGAAATGACATGCAGCATCTGCTGATGTCTAGCTGTCTCGAAAACAAACGGCTTCCCACTGATTGGTCTGACAAAAACTGACCTCTGTTGAAAATCTATGACTGCACCGTGAGAagatagccagtccatacctaatatgatgtcaaactctggtagtgatagcactatcaaatccGTGCACCGCATATTTCTGTAATCGGggctccaatctcttcactatctgggaggtgaacatctgatccccaTATGGGATCGATACCCTGAACCCTGAATCCATCGCTACTGgcatgattcctagtcgcttgaccaaggattcagatataaatgaatgtgtagccctgaatctagcaatgcatgcgtggctacacctgcAATATGTATCCTACATGCGACAAAACTtaccatcaaatctaatagaGTTGAACTTAAGGGACTTCTTATCGTCAATTAACctaaaatattcaaaaaatcACTGAATTAACCCAAATATCATTccccaaaattcgaaattcatcCTCAGAAAATTTCAAAAGTTGCAAATTAACTCCTTAGAGTTCGAAAATTGCATTATGGTCCTTAATTTACCctttattacaattaggtctcCAAAACTCTCGGATCAAacaattaaattcttaatttccaaatatgtagagcatgcatcctaattaCTTCTATGTTATCAATCCCAATAAGTAAATCATCAGGAAATCATTAAACCCAAGCAATCAtgcgaaaaattaaaatcttaaacaacaTGGTTACCGGTAATCAGTGTCGAGTCTGGCGCTGCCTccgcctcctcggcatgcatcacataagcccGGCCAGTAGTAGGGCCCTTGTTCCTAGGATAATCCGCTGCTTTATGGCCCTCCTGACCGCATACAAAGCACTTGAAGGTTTCCCACCTGCACTCGCCGAAATGGAATCTGCTGCACTGAGGGCACGGCTTCCTATCATCTGGCTTAGGCGCCCCTGGCGCCTGAGGAGGTCTCTGCTGCTGCTGCGGCCTCCTACCCTGTCCTTGGGACCTCTACTGCCCCTGCTATTCAGCGGCCCAGTAAACTGTTTCTTCTGTGGCTGGGAACCGGACTGAGGCTGATGTCGCTTCCGCTGCAGCTCAAAATCTATGTCTCGGAGCGCCTGCTCCGCCTGAAAGGCACAGGAATTGGTCTCATCGTAACTTGCCGGCCTCATCAGCATCACATCCCGGCGAAGGGTAGGTCTCAgtccatccatgaagtgtcgCAGCTTCTATCCGGCATCCCTGGCAATAAGAAGCACGAAGTGACCGCCCCGATCAAACTTGCGGATAAACTCCGCCACAGATAAGTCCCCCCGACGGAGACccattttcaaataaaatatcagaATTGAACAGCCGGTCGTGGTAATACCGATTTGGTAAGAGCATCATCATGTCTACTCAAACGAAAGCCATGAACCAAGATGATTTTGTATTTAGCTATATCTTTGGGTACTCCATGCTCTTTATAAGCCAAGTGTCTCCCATCTCTAAGCCTAATTCAGGGGGCGGTAATGGGTAGGCCACGAAGAGAGCCACAAATGAGCGGCGGGGGAGGGCAGAAGGCGGCCTTGTACCACCATGCTAGAAGCCCGATTAATGAAACCGCTATAATTTTCCAAGACATTGCTGAAAACACACAAGGGAATAAAACAAGATCTCTTTAACAAGAAAAGAAGATATCAGAGGACTCTATTACAAGTGATACTCTGCATTTTCTTGGATATTTGCTTTATGCATCCATACACTGTTTATGGAAAACAAGGTATTTCCTCAACTGTTTATGGAAAACAAGGTATTTCCTCACTTACATCTTGGATAATAAATCTTATTTCCTAAAGAAGAACACATTATACATACACATACATTCATCCATTTTACCACAGAATAAATACCGTACATGCACACAAAAAAAACACATTCATTTTGTTTTTCCAGAGGATTACTTTCAATAATCACTGAAGTTAACCAAAATCTGCAGATTCTAAATTATTCCTCAGAACAAGCTAATTTCAACAATATTCCAGAGTCAATTAAGAACCAAGAATCTAAAACTAAAGCTAAAACTCAACTTCAAAAATTGAATGCAAGCAGAAACAGATAATTTCTTACCAAGAATCAGCTTTTGCAAGATTTTAACTTCACAACTCATGCTCTAAGAAAACTCATCAGATTGCAGCTAAATTTTCATGATACAGGGACCAAGAACATCAAAACAATCGAGGCGAAGCCAAACCCGTTACAGCAAAAAGCACGTGAAGAAAAAATCTTAGCGGACGGTAGCCAAATATCTTCTTACTAACAAATAGGATCATCAACTCTGTTCACCCACTCCATTGCGTGAGAGTTGTGTTATCATTatgaaactttaaatttttcttGGTGTACTAATGAGTAGGATCGTTATATAATGTTGAAAATTGTACATTGGTTGTTGTATGTGGAAGCAAGTGTGTCATTTTGGCAATAATTCATATAACAAGCGCGTTCacataatttataaaataaggTACATGCACTAATTGTTAAGTATATTGCATTTGGATTAAGTATTCGAATTAGGAGAATAATTATAATTCAACAAGTAGAGTTTGtaagtaattaaattataaatattgataAATAAGTACACTTAAGTAGTAATCAAGAACGTCCTAATAGTGGGTTGATGAATGTTTTGAACCCGAGACTCTTATCCTTTTTAGGCCTATTACTTCTTTATTATTGTTTTCAGGTTTCTGATAGCCGGAACAAACCATGGGCCGGAGATGGATATGTTGCATACAAAAATTAGAAAAATGCTTGTAATTttgtcatattatgatttgaGTTTCTATGGTTTCAGAGTTTAGTTTTAATAATGTATTTTCTGATCTTTAGCAATTCTTCATTTTTCATCAAGAGTGATGATGTGACACTATATATGTCAATGTCACATCGTCACTGCATTGATGTCACGACATCGTCAAGTCAGAAAAAAagtaaaattgtaaaaaaataaagatgacatattaaaattgaaattcgcaatataaaaattcaaaatcacaAAGAGACAAACATACAtgataaaaaaacaatttttcccAACAAAAATTGTGATTCCTAGCAATTATAAAGACATCTCGAGTCCCCAACATATTGATGATTCATGATAATCAAAAACTGCATTTTTTATTGTTGAAGAAATCAAAAACTGCATTTTGATATCAAGTAATCCAATGTCATTTCAAGTAATGACacaagtttaataaactttcGGGCTCCTCACAGCTTGTAAACAATATTATGGATTGGAAGAAATTATAAGTTCTTGATTGTTGGAGTTTTTAATATGATCATAAGTCAGATTATCAACAAATTGTTTTTtagtttgaagataaaaacattataaaaaataattaatcctTCAAAGTTAAAACCATTTCGGGCGCCGGAAGGTTAAGATCCAGAGCCAGCCCGTTACTAGTCTTGTTCGATATTTCTTCATTCTCGCCCTCAATCACTTGATTATGTTCTTCAATATAAATGCATGCTGCGTTCCGGTTCGAAGATGGACTAACCAGACCGGAACGGTGCCGCCTCATGTGCCCTCCGAGGGCCTGGCCTGAGGTGAATTCTGCCTTGCAATGCAAGCACGTGTGGATTCTTGGAGACGGAGCCGGTTTCGGTGTGGCGAAATCGGCGGTTGTGGGAAAATTGTTCAGTTGAAGAGATAGATAATCGGGGGACATTCTTTTCTTAAAGACGATAATGACGGTGATCGGAAATCATCTTCGCGAAGGGACAAGGatacttttctctcatttttcggTTTCTTATGGCTGGCCCGGTGGCCTCCGAGGGCCTGAAAGGAGCGGAAAGCACGGTTACACGTCTTGCATGTATACAAGCACGCTCCTTTCACCTGATGGTCACCTCCGGCGCCGCCCTGTGCGGTACTGGCGGTGGAGGAATCGTTGTTCTGTCCTGGGTTCCCGGAGAAATGGCCGTGGGCTAAGAAAATCAGGCAGCGGGCGGTGTCTTCCACACCTGTGGTGGTGCTCTCTTCTGAGGAGATGGAGGCGGGGGAGATGGGGTGGTGGCGTCTGTCGGAGACTGTGGCGGCGTTGTGATCTCTGCCCGGTGGTTCGGTGGTGAAGGCTATAGGGGAATGAATCATATACCGTTTGGTGCGCTTGCCCCTAACGATGGGGAAGAGGTCTTTATCCTCTTCAGATTCCATGTCCCACCTTCTCCACCGGAACCACCATTAACGTGCAAATCGGAGCTCACATTTTGTCTTTATCTCCATTTTTTGAGAAATTAAAGGGCAAGTTGAGGTCAAGGAACAAGAATAGTTTCGTATGTTGGATCAGACACAAGATCTTGCGCGGCTCTTCCTGCATCGTGGGATTATACATATCTCTAACCCCTCGGTGTGTACGTGTAAAATAGCAgataaactttgaaattatctcatattaaaacgaaaaaaaaatattactgtGAAGGTTTATTGCAACAAAAAACCACgtgaaatataaaaaatcatatttttgtcTCACGAAAATTAAATAGATATCCTAAATTTTAATCCTTATAAAATTGCACACCCCCATTGAACCAACCGAAAATCTGATGACTGAAATATTTGATGATATCTCATGAACCAGCGATCAAAATAATCAATCgacaaaaaaattagaaaaaaactCAATTTGGTATAAATCACATTTCAAACCATCTAGACTAATTCTGACACTATCTATGCTAACCAAATGTTACAAGATTGAGTTGGATGAGACATATACTTTCTCTTTTTTACATCAACAGTCTGATGTCATATAAATATACTGATATTAAGAGTTAAAAAGCCAATTTATTGGTATAAAAATCAAAACATATCAATTTTaatgatttgattatttataattataagtACATATTTTCTTTTGACagaaacttatgtgagacggtctcacggatcgtattttgtgaaacatatctcttatttaggtcatctatgaaaaaatattattttttatgctaagaataatACTTTTGATTGTGAATATCAGCAGAGTTGACTCATACATTGCGGTCGTGGTCTAATAAATTGATATTTTCTTAACTTTCAGTTATTTGTTTGGAATGCTGAGTAACACCTCACACACAAAAAATACAGCACAATCGGTAATTCAATATCCTACTTCATAGGGACAATTAAAAAAATAGGATTAATACATGAAGAATTTAAAAAACAAGGAGTctgactttttttttaaaaaaaaaagaaggagtTGACTCTTGATTAGTACATTTAACCTTAATTAACATTATAACTTCCTAAATTAATTGTTATCTTCTCTTTCTTCTCGTTTCACGCACATTTTCCCCCATTATCGGCTTCCCAAATTTAAATAACTCATCTACCGCATCTGCTGCTTCCGCGTTACATTAAATCGAAATTGACCACATTTCCCTGTCGTTGTGCTCAGGTGTTGTTGTGCTCATTCCTCAGATCCAGATCTTTCCTCATTCTCCTGTAATTTAATTTCATTCCTCAGATCCAGATCTTGCCTCATTCTTCTGTATTTGAAGACCAATTCGTCTGTAGTCTGTATTTGAAGAGAAATCACAGTAAGTTTTCTCCATTTTCTTTGAACCCATCGACCAAAATTAAGATCAATAATACTTGTCGTTTATTGTTTTCTTCATCGACCAAAATAAAAATCAAGAATTTTGTTCTACCAAAATTAAGATGGTCGATCAAGAAGAATTTTTCGTGGTCGACCAAAATCTTATTGGTCGACCATGTTTAGTGAATTTCTTGGTTGACCACACTCTTATTAAGTTGGTCGACCGTGATGTATTCATCTTGATCGATTGACATAATAGCGGTCGACCAAGAAATTTTCTTGGTCGACCATTAAATTTTTGGTCGACCATGTGctgcctttttttttttgttattaaaaaattttgtccattctaattatcatattttttgGTGCATTTTGTAGATATATCAACAGTTATTGTTGTTCATTTCGACGGGAAATGGGAAGTGACGGAGGGGCTGGTATATAAATGGAATCTAGGGCCCAATGCAAAGTTTGTCGCTATTGCGGTGGATgatgatatttgttattttgaaaatttaaaaagtgaACTATATAGAGCTGGGAAAGTAGAAGACACTGCCAACTTGAGGTTGAGTTATCTTCTAGATTTGCCGTGCAACATTCAACCAATTTATATAGAGAATGACCATGATTTGAAAGCATATTTGTATCTTGGTTGTCCGAGAAGTAGGCCAGTGCTTCAAGTTGAAATTGAACGTGTTGCTTCTTTTGATTCTTTTGTTAATGTGCACGGATATGGTATTGATGAAAACAATTGCAATATTAACGAACAGAGGCATTTTGATGAGTATTTTCACTTGAATATTGTTTCTGTGGATCGTAATAGCAGCAGTGACTTTTTTGACGAAGCACATAATGTGGATGCCATGCATGTGGATTATAGTAACACAGTCGAGTTATGTGATGAAGCACGTAATGACGCAAATGAGGTCGAGGCAAATGTGGTTGCAATTAATGACGCAAATTTGGTTGCAGATGTGGATATTGATAATGACACATTTTCATTCACGGATGGTTCAAACTTGTTTGTTGGTCAAGAGTTTTAAAACCGAGAAGCGGTGAAAAAAGAGCTAATTAGAATAAGTTTGAAAGCTTGCTTTGAATTTGAGACGGTTAAAAGTAGCCAAAAAGTGTACGCCGTAAAATGTGTAGTGTGTGATTGTAAGTGGAGAATCTGGACCTCAAAGATTAAGAATGATTCACATGCATTCTCTGTTCGGACATATTGCAACACACACACATGTGGTTTGACTGGGAGACGAAAGAGAATCCGTGGAGCGATTTCTGTTGTTGTTCGTGATATGTTGGTGGATAATTTCAAGGTCATCCAGTGCCAATTGTACCGAAAACGGTGATGTCGATGATGCGCAATAGTATGAATGTTGATATATCATACTACAAGGCTTGGAAAGGGAAAGAAATAGCAGACAATATGTTGAAAGGTGATCCTACGCAGAGTTTTACTAAATTGACTTGTTATTTGCACATGGTTGAGCAGATGAATCGAGGAAGCATAACAGACATATTTGTCGACGAGGAAAATCGATTCAAGTATATGTTTCTTGCTTTTGGTGCATGCGTTAGATGATATCGAAGTATGCGAAAAGTTGTATCAATTGATGGTATGTGGTTGAAGGGCAAGTATAATGGTGTTTTACTGGTGGCATCGGCACAAGATGGAAATTATCACCAATATTCTTTGGCGTGGGGAATCGTAGATGTCGAGTGTACTTCTTTGTGGAGTTGGTTTTTAACGAAGTTGTTAGAAGTAGTACCGGACGAGGATGCATTGGTGATAATTTTAGACATGCATCAAGGAATCATTAATGCGGTTTCTACTGTATATAGGAATGCACATCATGGTCATTGTACGTGGTATTTATCCCAAAACATGAAAACTAGATGCAAAAAAAGGGTGCAACCGAAATGTTTTTGCGCATTGCAAAAATTTATAAGGGTATCGAGTTTGATATTGCATACAATGAATTTAGGAATAGATATCCTGAGGCAGCGCAATATTTGGACGAGAGAGACTCACTTGATAGATGGACTCAAGCATATTGTCCAAAGACCCGTTACAATATTATGACGGCAAACGGGGTTGAGTCGATCAATGCTAGACTACTTGAAGAAAGGAAGCTGGCAATCATTGCACTCTTAGATTCTTTGCAGAAACTGGCCTCATCTTGGTTTGTCCGATATCGTCACGCATTAATTGCAAGTAACAGTAATATGACCCCTACGATCGAGGGAATTCTTCGTAGCAGGGTTCACAGATGCCCAGGGAATACAAGTTTTTGAATTAGGACGTTTAGAGTTTGATGTTAGGAGTCGTGGACATTCGGCCATAGTGGAATTGGAATAAAAAAGATGCACATGTCGAGTTTTTGATATTGATAGAATCCCATGTGCTCATACCATCGCAGTCAGTGGGTTAGCCAAGATTGATTTATATGATATGTGTTCAGAGTACTATTCTACAATGTCATGGTGCATGGCTTACTTAGAGACTGTGTATCCTGTTCCGGAAGAAAATGAATGGCCACGCAACATTAATTTTCCATTGGTGTTGCCTCCTTTGTTAGAGAAGAGAGTTGGCAGAAGAAAACAAAACAGAATTCCTTCAATCGGTGAATTCAGCAAAAGATAGCTCGAGGGTGGTCCAAAATTGTCCTAATGGTCGACCATCAAGCTAATGGTCGACCATCAAGCTAATGGTCGACCATTAGGTTTTTTGGTCGACCATCAAGCTAGAGTGGTCGACCAAAAGGCTAATGGTCGGCCATGAGCTTGATGGTcgatcattaatttttttttgtatatatattaataattgtcGAAATTAGGAAAGTTGTGAGATTATGATTCCGTGATTCATATgtaatttaaaacatataacGTAATGCAATTAcgattcatattcatattttttgttgtgattttgttattaacatgtaatttaaaacatataacataatcctGAAATTACTATTCATTTGGTTTTTTAAATGTAACATGTTTGTGAGCTCGTGATACATGTCAATTATTACATATAACATAATCGTGAAATTGcgattcatattttttaaaatataacaaaatagttCGATTGTGATTCCACGGTTCATAGGTAACTtcaaacatataacataatcatattttttaaaatgtaacaaaatactgagattgtgattctgtgattcatatgtaatttaaaatatataacataatcctGAAATTACGAATCATTTGGTTTTTTAAACGTAACATGTTCGTGAGATCGTGACACATGTCAATTATTACATATAACATAATCGTGAAATTgcgattcatatttttttaaaatataacaaaatagttCGATTGTGATTCCACGGTTCATAGGTAACTtcaaacatataacataatcatattttttaaaatataacaaaatactgAGATTGTGATTCTGTTATTAACATgtaatttaaaacatataacataatcctgaaattacgattcatttggtTTTTTAAATGTAACATGTTTGTGAGATCGTGACACGTGTCAATTATTACATATAACATAATCGTGAATTTGCGATTCTATGATTCATATGTAATttaaaacacataatttaaatcgTGAATTAACAGGTCTAAACCCTCAAGcgtaaaccctaaaccctaaacccttaaaaccctaaaccctaaaacctaAAGCACATTGGTCGACCAAAAGGACAATGGTGGTC
The Primulina tabacum isolate GXHZ01 chromosome 9, ASM2559414v2, whole genome shotgun sequence DNA segment above includes these coding regions:
- the LOC142504331 gene encoding uncharacterized protein LOC142504331 produces the protein MSMMRNSMNVDISYYKAWKGKEIADNMLKGDPTQSFTKLTCYLHMVEQMNRGSITDIFVDEENRFKYMFLAFGACGKYNGVLLVASAQDGNYHQYSLAWGIVDVECTSLWSWFLTKLLEVVPDEDALVIILDMHQGIINAVSTGIEFDIAYNEFRNRYPEAAQYLDERDSLDRWTQAYCPKTRYNIMTANGVESINARLLEERKLAIIALLDSLQKLASSWFVRYRHALIASNSNMTPTIEGILRSRVHRCPGNTSF